A window of Prionailurus bengalensis isolate Pbe53 chromosome E1, Fcat_Pben_1.1_paternal_pri, whole genome shotgun sequence genomic DNA:
tccctccctccctccctccctccctccctccctgcatccccacctccacccctccatCCCCATTCTCAGCCATGAACATGGTAGAGAAAAGGCCTTAAAGGGGCTTGGCCTCTTACAGGCACTTGGGAatcccccctcacctccccaatCATATGAGCTGTGATCCCCTACTCCTCCCCCCCatctctgacccctcccccctcactctaGGTGATGTGGGGTGTACGTGTGCGTTTCTCTGCGTGAATGTGTGAGCAAGTACATGTGGTGGGGCAGGAGCCAGGGGACTCAGGAGCACCACGCACCTGCTCTAGAGAGGCAGCTGTCCCAGCCCCTGCTTTGGAAGTGGGGGACAGGGCCCTCTCCTGGGGGCCATTGGTGCTAATGAGGGGGATGGCCTTGACGTGGGTGCTTAGTATGCCTCCCCCAGTATTGGCCCGGGGCACTAGGGCAGGCGGGGTGGGGCAGCAGGTGCAGTATTGGTGGGAGGAGGGACTGCTGGGAATGGGCCAGGCCAGGACAAGGGGGTGCCAGAGCCATGACCACTCCCCCGTGCCCACCACCCGCCTCTCCATCTCAgtatccccaccccccatcactcAGAACACACATACCTcatccagcctcctccctgctcagccttggggagggtgggggtggaggagccCCTACCCCTTCCCCTGGTGGCGGGTCTACAGGGCTGGGAGAGGGCGGGGCGTGTGGCACAGACACCGTCCATAAGGGGGACAGTAATTCCTGCCCCGGGATctcctgggtgggggagggggcacttcCCTGGAGGCGCTACTGAATGTATGAGAAGctggtgctggggtggggggaggggggttgtggCCAGAAACAGGGAAAGAGGTAGGTCCCTtccccagggaggggtgggggactggCAGGGGTGACTTGGGGGGCTCCTACTCCTGCCCCACGTTGACAATCAGTATGTCTGTTACGTGCGATTTTTCACCCCGTTGTGTTTTGGGTCaggattttaaagaaagatatttttatggTAATTGTTGCTCGtctattttactatatatttatgtaataaatatatgatGAAAATAACCCCCTTGGGCACCCCCCCTTAGACTTGTGTGCTGTTTCCCTGTATCCTCCCATCTGCTGGCAGAATACCCACCCCACAAACTGACCAGATGGAGAGGTGTGCCCCAGCCTTGGCAAtatttccacccccacccccaaaacgaGCACACACCACAGAAGCCAGCTCAGCTGTGAACTATTGGATTTGAGACAGGAATAGAACAAATCGGGGGGCTAGAGAataagcggggggcgggggggcagagagtgATTTAAATAGGGGAGGACGGGAGGGTcagtgatgggggagggaggcagttaTTTACAAGAAGGCTCGGGGGGCCAGAGGCTCATCTTGgaatattttataacaatataaataagattctggtttgcttttccttttcgTCTCGTAAAGGAGAGAGAAGTGCAGAGTTCGATTCTGTACAAGGGGGCAGCGGCAGAAGGCCGGCCGGGCGGGTCACTGGGCGTCCACCCGGAAGGACAGCAGCTTCTCGGAATGCATGTTGTTCAGGGTCCGCAGGTCCGGCAGCTTGAGCAGCAGCTTGGTGAAGCGGGAAGTCTCCGAGGGCCGGTTcttcagcaccagagcccgaagAGCCCGCAGCAGCGTCTCCTGGAGCTGCTCCACCGAAGCGGAATTCTCCATGCCCGAGCGGTCTGTGGGGAAGACGACAGCAGTGAGGCAGGCTCCCCGAGCTCCTCTGAGGAGGAACCGGAGGAGGTctgcgaggaggaggaggaggaggaggaggagaagaaggaggaggaccCGGCCACCGGTGCAGCCTCTCCCTGAAGCCCCTCGGAGGGCCCacgggggaaggaggaggagaggagcgCAACTCCTTCTCCCAGGCCTCTGCCCCGAGAGCAGGAGGCAGCTGAGAGCTGGGAGCATGGGCTCAGCAGGGCTGGTCACCTCCCATCCCACAAGGCCACTCTCCTTCCCTGAACAGGCCAAACGTGTCCAGGCTCCCTTGCTTTTTGCTCTGtagttccctctgcctgggatgcccttccccctctctgcctggcAATACCTTACTTGTCCTTTGAGGCCCCACTCAAGTGTcacctccttccccagctcccccAGGCAGAAATAGTTGTCTGTGCTTCCAAAGCCCTTGGTTCATGCTTCTACTGTGACACTTATCTCACTGTTTTATAATTAGTTGGGCATGAGTCTGTCTCCCCAGCTAGACTGTGTCTGAATCATgtctgtatccccagtgcccgGTGCAGggcctggcatagagtaggtACTCCATAAAAGGTGTGTTGAATCGAACTGCGTccgcctcctcccccccacccccctccagggTCAGGCTCAGGAGAGAGCTTGACCTACCTGCAGAGACAAGCACCACCGCGGTGAAGAGGCCCAGCTCCTCCTCGGTAAGCGCCAGGGAGTTGAGCTTCTCACTAAAGTCAAACATGGCATTGAGCAGGTCCCCCATGCCCATGGCTCCAAGTTCCTGCAGGCTGTAAGTGGTGCGGCTCAGGAACATCACTGTCTGGTCCTTCACGTTGAACAGCGATGCAAAGCGCACCATCAGCACCtaagggagaggggacagggacagTCAccctggtggggtgggaggagcatTTGCCAAATTGCCCCTAAAGTTTTCCAAAGGGTTTACTGGCACCGCCTTAGGTTTCTCGGGAAAGAGTGGGGGTGGGTTCTGAatgggcagtggggtgggggtgggggagagatggAAGGATGGGGAACATCACCCTGGCTTTAGAATCCAGCAGGGCTGAATCTGAGTCTTAACTTTGTCACTACCCGTGACCTGGGACAAGGTCGCAAAAGTTCACCAAAATTAATTTGAGTCTAGAATGGGGGTAGCAATGTGCCCTAAGGTGTTATTTCCAGGTAATGGGATGTGTTGAGACCCCAGCTGAGATTACAGAAGTCCCAGCCAACCTGACGCAGGAAGGGAAGGgattctgccccttccttcaGCAGTCAGAGGCTGCCAGGACAAAGATACTGGGGTTCCCAAGCCTTTCAGAGTCCCTCCCTATCCTAGATACCAAGTCTTTCTGCGGGATCCTTCCCAAGGTCAAGACCAGGGAGCACAAAGGGTCACTCACCTCAAAGGTTCCCGCCTTAAGCAAGGTGACCTGGTCGTGCTGAGAAAGATCACGAAAGCCGGGGATGTGCTTGGCAAACTCTACCACCTCCCGCACAGCAGGTGTGAAGCTCATGGAGAAATCCTCCCAGATCTCTTGCACGGTTCTCCCACTGCGTCCGTGGGGGTACATGTTCATGGGACAtgcctggaggaggaagggattTGGGGAGGGGAATATCAACCAGACTGGCTCAGGTGGGTTCCCCCAGCAGGGCTGGACCCCAGCTTCTGCCCAGGTTAGAGGCTGTGGCCCTAGAGGATCGGTCTTTTAGGTAAAGGAGCAATCAGGTGCCAGGTGGAGATCAGGGATTTGCAGGCACAGCCCTTACTGCAGGGCTGAGCATCCTCCCCCCTGGGAAGAGGATATCCCTGCATTAGCCTCCAGGCACACCCAGCTGCCCTATGCTAAATCCAGTCTCCCAggccccctgcccacctcacccCCAGTGCCCTCACCAGCAGAACATTCTTGGAGTTGCCCTGCCGCGGACTGTTGGCAGGTGCTTCGCCTTCTGGGGCTGGGTACACATGGGTGGGGCACAGACGGTGCCCGTTGCTGTTGGACTGCTGGCAGCtgtggtgggcagggccagggggcCAGGCGGGAAGGTAAGAGGAGGAAGCCTGGCGTAAACCATTCAGGGCCTCATTATGACGTTGGGCAGCCATAACGTTGTCATTGGGGACAGGCGGGCAGCCCTGACTTTCCCAGCAATGAGGAGTGGTGGCTGGGGGGCTGCCCGATGCATGGTTGGCATTGAAGTTGCCAGGTGAGGTGCCCAGCTTGTCATGGGCATAGGTGAAGATTTCTCGGTGGGCCCGGGCCACCTGGGATATCACATCCTCCACTGTGGGCTCAGGACTTGGGGATCGGGGAGGTGTCAGCTGTTGGGGGAATTGGGAGAAGCCCACCAGGGGTGAGGGGGCCGGAGCGGGAGGTGGTGAGGGGCCCATGGGGCCTGGAGTCAGATGCTGGGTGGGTGAGGTCTCCAACGGGCACTGGCTGCTCAACTGGTTGTTGGCCAGGTTCATGGCGCTCTGCATCTCGGCAAGCATCCGCTGCTTCTCTCGTTTGGGGATGCGCCCAAAACGCACAGCTGTGACAGGATGAGAGCAGCGTCAGGAAGTTCTCCTACACACTCACAcgcttctcttccttccttcctcttgaaaGGGCAAGGCCCTGAACGCTTGGGGTTCGACATCAAAACTAAAACCAAGGCCACGCCCCTTGAGGGAGTTTTCCAAGTAGGGATTGCCCTATGAGGGGACCAGAGGAGCGAATAGTAAAGAAGTGTGTTTATCCAAAAAGATGAAAGATGGGCATCCCCTACAGAGAGGACACTCACAGTCTGACGTGTCTCTGTTGGGACTTTTTAAAGGGAGGGATTAACTCAAACTTTGGGTGGAAGGAAGTGGGGGGGAAGTTGTGGGGATGCTTTGTGGGGCAACAGTGCCGCCTTACCATCTCGAGACATGCCCACGGAGAGACACTTCTTGAAGCGACACTGCTGGCAGCGGTTGCGATTGATGCGGACGATGGagcagttttcatttttcagacaCCTTTTGTACTGGATGTTCTGCTGGATACTCCGACGGAAAAAGCCCTGGAAGGATGGGGGCAGCTAGTAAGCATCTCCATCCAGGCCAGGCCTATGTGTCCGGGGGAATGAGGTCATacctctctgcccttacccccaACCTGCCTCACCTTGCAGCCCTCACAGGCATGCACGCCATAGTGGAAGCCCGAGGCAACGTCCCCACACACTTTACACAGTAGCACCATGCCATTCAGCTCTGTGGGAAGAGAGGGGCAGCAGGTGAGCAGGAGGGCTGTCTGGCCAGAGATGTGGAGGTTTTCTGGGCTGGAAATTCTAGGGGAAAAGCTGAGGAGCTCCTCCAGTATCCAGACTGGGCTGGACAGCGGTTGGTGCAACTCTAGGAGAAATCCCTGAGGCCAGGATAGGCCCTGGGAATAACCGTGTCATCTGAACACCAAGTCCCAACCTAGTCCTGGCCGACTTCCCCCAAATCAGCTGGAAATTTACGCACTGGTGATGTTGCTGGTGCTCTTGCTGGGGGACACTCGGCTGCTATCTTCCAGGGCCACTTGTAGACCCCCTGAGGGGCTCCCATtatagaaggaggaggaggaggaggaggaagatgaagaagggGAGCCATCATCACTCAAGTTGGGTGGAATGCTCCCAAAGGAGCGAGCTGGGTCCTGAGTGAGGGATCCAGTGGGTGATGGTGGGAAGTAGGCAGGGCAGCCTTGACTCAGGGACTGGAAGCTGCCATTTGAGCTGTCACTGTAGAGAGACTCAGGGCTGGTACGGCTTGGGGAAGAGCCGCTGGAGCCAATGTAGGTGATGACACCACCTGGCAGgagaacacaagggaagggagtGTCAGCACCATGTATCTTTGGTCCTAGGGCACCACTCCTGCTCATCCCCCATCTACCTCCCACTGTTGCATGCTCGGAAGTTAACTGTGGAACCCTTAATCTTGAAGTCCCAGGAAGAACCACAATAAGCAACTCCCCAATGCAAACCAGATATGACAGGGCCAACCGACACCCCAAGGCTCTTTGCAGGGTACATTCAACTTCTGCCTTGGGTGTGAGGTGCCTCCCTAAAGGCATGACCTCTGCAGGCATCTCATATATGTACCCCGCTACCCCGGAAGCCTTCCTTGGGAATACGGACTGAAGCTAGCTAATGACTTCATCGTTAGTGACAGATGTGAGGATGGGATGAGCAGCTGAGACCCATTCAGAATGCCCAGTTTCACCCTCCAAAAAAAAAGCTGCCAATTTTAACACCAAGACCACTCCAGGGATGAGACTATTTGGGGCAAACTAGCCAACAGTGAGGAGAGTAAGGGTCTTACAAGAGTAAGACAGTGACATTCCCCCAAAACTGGaagatgtttctccaaaggtACTGAAACTACCCAGGCTGGTTCCCCTGGCctccaaaagcaagagtcagagtGGACTCTCCCTCCTCGTCCAGGGAAGACTTAGCAATGCCCATTGCAGGTGGTggacatgaaaaacaaattgtcCAGCCTGGGGCTTAGGAATTCCCCTTTTAGATCTCTCAGCCAGGTGACAACGACCTTGGCTCTCAGCCATTCAAGGGACTTCGACCCTCTGGTTACATTGTCAACCAGGTGTTTGTGCTCCCGTGGCATTAGCAGGAGAAAAGGTGACCTGCCTGCCACACCTTTGCCAAGCACCTAGCTTGGCCTGCCACGGGTGGGGTGGGAAAAGGGAGGATCCTAGGACACGTGTGAGCCAACACAAGCCATGTCACTGTGTATCCAGAGGCACATGTCTTGCTCACCCACTGACACACACTGAGCTGGGCAGGGCAACCCTAAAATAGCTCAAGGTTGGTCAGGGTGAACCCAGCTCCCAATAAAATAGTTGCACAACAGGTCAGCTCCTACAGTTTcagagctgggtggggggtggggggaggatgggaTGGGATATCATTTGGTGGTAAATGAACTTGACCTAGTTCACCCATCCCCTAAAAGGGAGTAAGACTTTCATCCAAAGATGATTCTAACCTGGAAGTGAGGGGGGTGCTCAAAAGAGTCTAGTTCTAGATCCAGATCTATCAGAACCAAATTGATCTGTGACCTAGAGGAAGttaccttccctctctctctgggtctcagttttctgtgaccaaaaaaaaaaaaaaaaaaaagactttcagtaATGATTCTGGGATGTAGCTGTTCTGGGGAAGTCCTTTCTGACAGACTGCTGCTggtttggtgggggtggggagttaaGACAATGTTT
This region includes:
- the NR1D1 gene encoding nuclear receptor subfamily 1 group D member 1 — its product is MTTLDSNNNTGGVITYIGSSGSSPSRTSPESLYSDSSNGSFQSLSQGCPAYFPPSPTGSLTQDPARSFGSIPPNLSDDGSPSSSSSSSSSSFYNGSPSGGLQVALEDSSRVSPSKSTSNITKLNGMVLLCKVCGDVASGFHYGVHACEGCKGFFRRSIQQNIQYKRCLKNENCSIVRINRNRCQQCRFKKCLSVGMSRDAVRFGRIPKREKQRMLAEMQSAMNLANNQLSSQCPLETSPTQHLTPGPMGPSPPPAPAPSPLVGFSQFPQQLTPPRSPSPEPTVEDVISQVARAHREIFTYAHDKLGTSPGNFNANHASGSPPATTPHCWESQGCPPVPNDNVMAAQRHNEALNGLRQASSSYLPAWPPGPAHHSCQQSNSNGHRLCPTHVYPAPEGEAPANSPRQGNSKNVLLACPMNMYPHGRSGRTVQEIWEDFSMSFTPAVREVVEFAKHIPGFRDLSQHDQVTLLKAGTFEVLMVRFASLFNVKDQTVMFLSRTTYSLQELGAMGMGDLLNAMFDFSEKLNSLALTEEELGLFTAVVLVSADRSGMENSASVEQLQETLLRALRALVLKNRPSETSRFTKLLLKLPDLRTLNNMHSEKLLSFRVDAQ